The proteins below come from a single Poecilia reticulata strain Guanapo linkage group LG5, Guppy_female_1.0+MT, whole genome shotgun sequence genomic window:
- the LOC103465546 gene encoding red-sensitive opsin-like (The RefSeq protein has 9 substitutions compared to this genomic sequence), which translates to MAEEWGKQVFAARRHEDTTRGAAFTYTNSNHTKDPFEGPNYHIAPRWVYNVSTLWMCIVVVLSVFTNGLVLVATAKFKKLRHPLNWILVNLAIADLGETVFASTISVCNQFFGYFILGHPMCVFEGYVVSTCGIAALWSLTIISWERWIVVCKPFGNVKFDAKWATAGIVFSWVWAAVWCAPPIFGWSRYWPHGLKTSCGPDVFSGSDDPGVLSYMIVLMITCCIIPLAIIILCYLAVWLAIRAVAMQQKESESTQKAEREVSRMVVVMIIAYCVCWGPYTFFACFAAANPGYAFHPLAAAMPAYFAKSATIYNPVIYVFMNRQFRTCIMQLFGKQVDDGSEVSTSKTEVSSVAPA; encoded by the exons ATGGCAGAAGAATGGGGAAAACAGGTGTTTGCTGCCAGGCGGCACGAAGATACAACAAGAGGCGCCGCATTCACATACACAAACAGCAATCATACAAAAG ATCCCTTTGAAGGACCAAACTACCACATTGCTCCTCGATGGGTTTACAACCTCTCCACACTCTGGATGTGTATCGTGGTCGTTTTATCAGTCTTCACCAACGGCCTCGTCTTGGTGGCCACAGCAAAGTTCAAGAAACTTCGTCATCCTCTCAACTGGATCTTGGTCAACCTTGCCATTGCTGATCTTGGAGAGACAGTCTTTGCCAGcaccatcagtgtgtgcaaCCAGTTCTTTGGATATTTCATTCTGGGACACCCAATGTGTGTCTTTGAAGGCTTTGTTGTCTCAACTTGTG GTATTGCTGCTCTGTGGTCCCTGACTATCATCTCTTGGGAGAGATGGATAGTTGTGTGCAAACCTTTTGGAAATGTCAAGTTCGATGCCAAGTGGGCCACAGGTGGAATAGTTTTCTCCTGGGTCTGGTCTGCAGCGTGGTGCGCTCCTCCCATCTTTGGATGGAGCAG GTTTTGGCCTCATGGACTGAAAACGTCCTGCGGACCCGATGTGTTCAGTGGAAGCGATGACCCAGGGGTCCTGTCCTACATGATTGTCCTCATGATTACATGCTGCATCATTCCTCTAGGTATCATCATCTTGTGCTACCTGGCTGTGTGGTTGGCCATCCATGCT GTTGCTATGCAGCAGAAGGAATCTGAGTCGACCCAGAAAGCTGAGAGAGAAGTGTCCAGGATGGTTGTAGTCATGATCRTAGCTTACTGTGTCTGCTGGGGACCCTACACCTTCTTCGCCTGCTTTGCCGCAGCCAACCCTGGATAYGCCTTCCATCCTTTGGCCGCTGCCATGCCTGCATACTTTGCCAAAAGCGCCACCATCTACAACCCTGTTATCTATGTCTTCATGAACCGACAG TTCCGCACATGCATCATGCAGCTCTTTGGCAAACAGGTGGATGATGGTTCTGAAGTGTCCACATCAAAGACAGAGGTCTCCTCTGTGGCTCCTGCATAA